The proteins below are encoded in one region of Planctopirus limnophila DSM 3776:
- the trhO gene encoding oxygen-dependent tRNA uridine(34) hydroxylase TrhO, which yields MSVYTNISTYRFAPLADLKPLREKLLSFCHARELKGTILLSTEGINMFIAGFPEKVAELLEEVRKIPGLEGLPAKYSPSDHQPFTRMLVRIKREIIAFGLPEIDPSRQPAPKLSPKELKAWLDEGRPVTLLDTRNDYEVKLGTFENAIDLNLATFRDFPEVSRQKLPPELKKQPVVMFCTGGIRCEKAGPFFVKEGYEQVYQLDGGILKYFEECGSAHYQGECFVFDQRVGVDPNLEESSTTQCLRCQTPLVPEEQADPRYVIGQSCPYCFKTTAQEMEDRLRERERMLQGLIDPLPGCVPYVNDRPLQVSQKHAGLTVREFLQQVLPHLEASLWESAESEGRLLSETFAPMRLDETVQPGQRIIHRLPGTLEPAVNADIRWLYEDESIVVINKPAPLPVHASGRFHRNTLQYLLAQIYDPQSPRAAHRLDAMTTGVLVLSRTRHMAGRLQPQFSRREVEKVYLARVQGEPAEESFECHAPMTDVAGVMGSRDIDESGGVEASTLFRLVQRLEDGTSLLEVRPITGRTNQIRVHLWHLGLPILGDPLYLPSGELATEPKDSEQVMCLHAWRICFQHPVDRTTMEFMAPPPAWAGEAGAVS from the coding sequence ATGTCAGTTTACACGAATATTTCGACTTATCGTTTTGCCCCGTTGGCGGATTTGAAGCCCCTGCGGGAAAAGCTGCTTTCGTTTTGCCATGCCCGGGAGCTGAAAGGGACAATTCTCCTCAGTACTGAGGGGATCAATATGTTCATCGCTGGCTTCCCGGAGAAAGTGGCAGAACTTCTCGAAGAGGTGCGGAAGATCCCGGGGTTGGAAGGTTTGCCCGCCAAGTACAGCCCGAGTGATCATCAACCCTTCACGCGGATGCTCGTGCGGATCAAGCGGGAGATTATTGCCTTTGGGCTCCCGGAGATTGACCCCAGTCGGCAACCCGCACCCAAGCTTTCACCCAAAGAGCTCAAGGCGTGGCTGGATGAAGGCCGCCCGGTGACGTTGCTCGACACACGCAACGATTACGAGGTGAAACTCGGGACATTCGAAAACGCGATTGATCTCAATCTGGCGACATTCCGTGATTTTCCCGAGGTGTCGCGCCAGAAGCTGCCGCCGGAACTCAAGAAGCAGCCCGTGGTCATGTTCTGCACGGGAGGGATTCGCTGCGAAAAGGCTGGCCCGTTCTTCGTAAAAGAAGGTTACGAGCAGGTCTATCAGCTCGATGGCGGCATTCTGAAATACTTTGAAGAGTGTGGCAGTGCCCACTATCAGGGGGAGTGTTTCGTTTTTGATCAGCGGGTGGGAGTTGATCCTAATCTGGAGGAATCATCGACGACGCAGTGTCTCAGGTGTCAGACACCACTGGTGCCGGAGGAACAGGCCGATCCACGTTATGTGATCGGTCAGTCGTGCCCTTACTGTTTCAAGACGACAGCCCAGGAAATGGAAGACCGGCTGCGGGAACGTGAACGAATGCTGCAGGGATTGATTGATCCCTTGCCCGGGTGTGTGCCTTATGTGAATGATCGACCTTTGCAGGTGTCGCAGAAGCATGCGGGGCTGACTGTGCGGGAATTCCTGCAGCAGGTGCTGCCTCATCTGGAAGCGAGCTTGTGGGAAAGTGCGGAGTCGGAAGGTCGGCTGCTCAGCGAGACCTTCGCGCCCATGCGGCTCGATGAGACGGTACAACCTGGCCAGCGGATCATTCATCGTTTGCCAGGCACGCTTGAGCCAGCGGTGAATGCCGATATTCGCTGGCTGTATGAAGACGAGTCGATCGTGGTGATCAACAAGCCGGCACCACTCCCGGTGCATGCCAGTGGCCGGTTTCATCGCAACACGCTGCAGTACCTGCTGGCACAGATTTACGATCCGCAAAGTCCACGGGCGGCCCATCGGCTCGATGCGATGACGACGGGAGTGCTGGTGTTGTCACGAACGCGGCACATGGCGGGGCGCTTGCAGCCACAGTTCTCCCGGCGGGAAGTCGAAAAAGTCTATCTGGCCCGTGTTCAAGGCGAGCCTGCCGAAGAGAGTTTTGAATGCCATGCACCGATGACGGATGTGGCCGGTGTGATGGGTTCACGCGACATTGATGAATCGGGGGGAGTCGAGGCGAGTACTCTCTTTCGACTGGTGCAGCGGCTGGAGGATGGAACGAGTCTGTTGGAAGTTCGGCCCATCACTGGCCGGACCAATCAGATCCGAGTGCACTTGTGGCATTTGGGACTACCGATTCTGGGAGATCCGCTTTATCTGCCTAGTGGTGAACTGGCGACAGAACCCAAGGATTCTGAGCAGGTCATGTGTCTGCATGCCTGGCGCATTTGTTTCCAGCATCCAGTGGATCGAACAACGATGGAGTTTATGGCTCCACCGCCGGCATGGGCCGGTGAGGCCGGAGCAGTATCGTGA
- a CDS encoding histidine triad nucleotide-binding protein: MAKTEGDEVCHGAGDRSEEESADEMTIFKKIIDKEIPADIVYEDDQCLAFRDVNPQAPVHVLVIPKREIRSLADVVETDRELLGHLLVVASRIAAKLHLHDGYRTVINCGAHGGQTVHHLHIHLLGGRNLDWPPG; the protein is encoded by the coding sequence ATGGCTAAGACGGAAGGCGATGAAGTATGCCATGGGGCTGGGGATCGATCCGAAGAGGAGTCAGCAGACGAGATGACGATATTCAAAAAGATCATTGATAAAGAGATCCCGGCTGACATTGTGTATGAAGATGATCAATGCCTGGCCTTCCGGGATGTGAACCCGCAGGCTCCAGTGCATGTGCTCGTTATTCCCAAGCGGGAGATTCGTTCGCTGGCCGATGTGGTGGAAACGGATCGGGAACTTTTAGGGCATTTACTGGTGGTCGCCAGTCGGATTGCCGCGAAGCTGCATCTGCATGATGGATATCGCACGGTGATCAATTGTGGCGCCCATGGGGGACAGACCGTGCATCATCTGCACATCCATCTGCTGGGGGGCAGAAATCTCGACTGGCCGCCGGGTTAA
- a CDS encoding LamG-like jellyroll fold domain-containing protein yields MASTRSSWFRRHLATRLCFTLCLSVVIMGNSLLAHPDLEEDGLLTHFVVGGHRIENGRVEDQTHSAKATLVGKPQPVTIGPAEGLVFNGKDEYLLIAENVAAAGKLLPKKEMTVSAWVNLKSIGQWGAIAGCLEDTGNYEKGWLLGYENGKFSFALASKGSDDGNGLMTYLTAKESIELGRWYHIAGSYDGQTMKLYVNGKLAGESKAQSGEILYEPKSAYVIGAYKDSNEFHGWEGAFQEVKVYSRVLPANDFAAVAKKNENLINWNPPNNTKLEFLVKPYLQHVTSTSIVVMCETSRPAITKVNFALRQPITLKAASETLSLIQEVPLKDLSPGSIYYYQVQCESPDGQSIQSEIYSFQTAFGADRPWAFGIVGDTQRNPVITAACADGLYALRPNFVIHCGDVVDNGFAKNQWIKDLFEPAHNLMAHTVVFPTIGNHEQNAHWYYDYFSLPKPEYYYTFTYGNAQFFMIDSNKPLDPGSEQYLWLEKELAKSKATWKFTCHHHPCFTSDSDDYGNLTTGAGERQPTYGDRNAQKLIPLYEKYGVDIAWNGHIHVYERTWPIYQMTINQKKGVRYITSGGGGGHLEQAAAQRAWFSLHFKRAYHYCYVTAFENTIQFKAYDTEGRLFDTFELTKDQPAPKP; encoded by the coding sequence ATGGCTTCCACACGATCCTCCTGGTTCCGGCGGCATCTGGCCACACGGCTTTGTTTCACACTTTGTCTATCGGTTGTCATCATGGGCAACTCTTTACTGGCCCATCCGGATCTCGAAGAAGATGGCCTGCTGACACATTTTGTGGTTGGTGGTCATCGTATTGAAAATGGCCGTGTCGAAGACCAGACCCATTCGGCCAAAGCCACGCTTGTCGGTAAACCCCAGCCGGTCACCATCGGCCCAGCCGAGGGGTTAGTCTTCAATGGAAAAGACGAGTACCTGCTGATTGCCGAGAATGTGGCAGCGGCTGGCAAGCTGCTCCCCAAAAAAGAAATGACTGTCTCGGCCTGGGTGAACCTCAAATCGATAGGCCAATGGGGAGCCATTGCCGGCTGCCTCGAAGATACTGGCAATTACGAGAAGGGCTGGCTCCTGGGCTACGAAAATGGAAAATTCTCCTTCGCCCTCGCCAGTAAAGGGAGTGATGACGGCAATGGCCTGATGACCTATCTGACAGCCAAAGAATCCATCGAACTGGGCCGCTGGTACCACATTGCCGGATCCTACGATGGCCAGACGATGAAGCTCTACGTCAATGGCAAGCTGGCTGGTGAATCCAAAGCACAATCTGGTGAGATCCTCTATGAACCCAAGTCAGCTTATGTGATCGGGGCTTACAAGGATTCCAACGAATTTCACGGCTGGGAGGGCGCTTTTCAGGAAGTGAAAGTCTACAGCCGGGTGCTACCTGCCAACGACTTTGCAGCGGTCGCCAAAAAGAACGAGAACCTGATCAACTGGAACCCTCCCAATAACACCAAGCTCGAATTTCTCGTGAAGCCTTACCTGCAGCATGTGACTTCCACATCGATTGTGGTCATGTGCGAAACATCGCGACCGGCCATCACAAAGGTCAACTTTGCCTTACGCCAGCCAATCACTTTGAAGGCCGCCAGCGAAACGTTATCGCTGATTCAGGAAGTCCCTCTCAAGGATCTATCGCCCGGGTCGATCTACTACTATCAGGTGCAGTGCGAATCTCCCGATGGTCAATCGATCCAAAGTGAAATTTACAGCTTTCAGACAGCCTTTGGAGCTGACCGCCCCTGGGCCTTCGGGATTGTGGGTGATACCCAGCGCAACCCGGTCATTACAGCAGCCTGTGCCGACGGACTCTATGCACTCCGGCCCAACTTCGTCATTCACTGCGGCGATGTCGTCGATAATGGCTTTGCCAAAAACCAGTGGATCAAAGACCTGTTCGAACCCGCCCACAATCTCATGGCACACACGGTCGTCTTCCCCACGATTGGCAATCACGAACAGAATGCCCACTGGTACTACGATTACTTCAGCCTTCCCAAGCCCGAATACTATTACACCTTCACCTATGGCAATGCCCAGTTTTTCATGATCGATTCCAACAAGCCTCTCGATCCTGGGTCGGAACAGTATCTCTGGCTCGAGAAAGAACTGGCGAAGTCGAAAGCCACCTGGAAGTTCACCTGCCACCATCATCCCTGCTTCACCAGCGATTCGGACGATTATGGAAACCTGACAACTGGCGCTGGCGAAAGGCAACCCACCTACGGCGACCGCAATGCCCAGAAACTCATTCCGCTCTATGAGAAGTATGGTGTAGACATCGCATGGAATGGGCACATTCACGTATACGAACGTACCTGGCCCATCTACCAGATGACCATCAATCAGAAAAAAGGGGTTCGCTACATCACCAGTGGCGGCGGTGGCGGTCATCTCGAACAAGCCGCTGCCCAGCGTGCCTGGTTCAGCCTCCACTTCAAACGAGCTTACCATTACTGCTATGTCACGGCCTTCGAGAACACCATTCAGTTCAAAGCCTACGACACCGAAGGACGATTGTTCGACACCTTCGAACTCACCAAAGACCAGCCAGCCCCAAAGCCATAA
- the ahr gene encoding NADPH-dependent aldehyde reductase Ahr — translation MTKSVRAYAAKSPNAPLEMMEFQWGELPPGQVEVQVESCGICHSDLSMLHNEWGMTQFPFVGGHEAIGKIVAVGEGVDITRIGQRVGVGWTSQSCMTCSTCMSGDHNMCATAEGTIVGRHGGFAERVRCQAQWALPLPEALDPLTSGPLFCGGITVFNPLIQFGIQPTARVGVVGIGGLGHMALKFARAWGCEVVAFTSSDSKRDEAMQLGAHRVLNSRDDAALAPHFGTFDLIISTVNVSLNWPLYINLLAPRGRLHTVGAIAEPVALIAFPMIMGQKSFSGSPTGSPVSMAKMLSFCERHQIAPVTEAFPLSEINQAFDHLKSGQARYRIVLESDWK, via the coding sequence ATGACAAAATCTGTACGAGCCTATGCCGCCAAAAGTCCGAATGCGCCGCTTGAAATGATGGAATTCCAATGGGGGGAGTTGCCCCCTGGACAAGTCGAAGTTCAGGTCGAGTCTTGCGGCATTTGCCACTCGGATCTTTCGATGCTCCACAATGAATGGGGGATGACGCAGTTTCCGTTTGTTGGCGGTCATGAAGCGATTGGGAAAATCGTCGCTGTCGGTGAAGGTGTCGATATAACGAGAATCGGGCAGCGTGTCGGGGTGGGCTGGACATCTCAAAGTTGTATGACCTGCTCCACCTGCATGAGTGGCGATCACAATATGTGTGCCACAGCCGAAGGGACCATTGTGGGTCGGCACGGCGGGTTCGCCGAACGAGTGCGCTGCCAGGCCCAGTGGGCTCTTCCACTGCCAGAAGCACTGGATCCACTGACCTCCGGGCCGCTCTTTTGCGGTGGAATTACAGTATTCAATCCCTTAATTCAGTTTGGCATTCAACCAACCGCCCGCGTGGGAGTGGTCGGAATCGGTGGCCTGGGGCACATGGCACTCAAATTCGCGCGGGCCTGGGGCTGCGAAGTGGTCGCTTTCACCTCCAGCGATTCCAAGCGTGATGAGGCCATGCAGCTGGGCGCTCACCGCGTGCTGAATTCTCGTGACGACGCCGCTCTCGCTCCACATTTCGGAACATTTGATCTGATCATTTCGACGGTCAACGTCTCTTTGAATTGGCCACTTTATATTAATCTGCTCGCCCCTCGCGGCCGGTTGCACACCGTCGGTGCAATAGCGGAACCTGTTGCTCTGATTGCGTTTCCGATGATTATGGGCCAGAAATCCTTCTCAGGTTCCCCCACCGGCAGCCCGGTCTCCATGGCCAAAATGTTGAGTTTCTGCGAGCGGCACCAGATCGCTCCGGTCACGGAAGCATTCCCTCTCAGTGAGATCAACCAAGCGTTTGATCATCTGAAATCGGGACAGGCCCGCTACCGGATTGTGCTGGAGAGCGACTGGAAATAG
- a CDS encoding inverse autotransporter beta domain-containing protein encodes MSHFARRLFAHAIQHRTRWLSAGLCLTAASSLPVEYENTVQAQDWLADSTINVGSSLYEGGTSTQQGQALGTAFRVGHFTGPWIGREDSITPVELMPYGFIENFMLFGDLRGFRSNSDRYGANVGGGARYYLENYDRIIGANAYFDYDETSGAPFRDVGFGIETLGRYWDARVNAYFPVGPTEQLLSQSVVTGSQRFQDTRILFDRERIVGLAPKGFDAEFGMPLFFNSFFERHDLRAFGGFYHYQSENLPTLWGWKGRLAADVIPSINVGLEVAHDQVFKTNVAFNVQWTFGGFRQGESERITQINRMTTPVRRSYNVVVAQNRVVDEDVVAINPATGNPYNVQHVASFATGLEDGTVENPWNTIQEAQGIVGEDIVFVHADSVFDNPGTINLESGVRVLGEGNGVNHLVNVQGLGNILLPRATAGVNRPLIQNTVGNGVVLAANSEFSGFVVDNPSAFGIFGTGDLGLSFIRNTSVSSSGSAGISLNNTQGALSIQNSTISDPDGNANALEIIGGNSTVTFTGNSSSTASDITSTGGAALLVQGMTGGSVNLTGSQISNDAGLGIQIQNNASIVTVDTATISNATGNAVLVNNTSRNVTFRGPLTISNAGDDSILIQNTAAGSTVSFSDLSNTTGVTISGRGGQGVNINNNAGNVNFFSPLSIAGLGGVGDAAIDFQNNSGSALFQNITIQDSAGDGIRIGETALGSNNTGTFTVTGITSITGNIAQNGIAITDDSAVVTFGNAATTTGINGRGLAGISVIDNNANVNFLGTTSIGNPGGSTSPAIDLQDNDNANIVFGNVIVTDATGPAGQGAGANIIGNASNISFNSLSVTTIDGIGLFVRDSQSLTIADGFIDSTFATTGRSAIDIEDSGYVITLDGASADTPTGAGIRLVDNTGINGTGNAQFVITGTDVARDGGTIQNGNADGVFAVNSGGVSLTGMTINDNLGRGVFASNLRQLNVFGSTTAGDIFANGFSGVETLNVDVVQIADMTFTNNGAVNTDNPEILLRANALSQTTPTGQTSTGYQWLIQRNVITENGVDAVRLQSENTNVGTLFLTVGGPNNSDLVNFLPGAATSDGNTIVLNSITPGAAGVNVQWNNALSAAAQWNLITITGANNGAERIGMRFATTNTLQPHVINVLDNTINSTRENSTGFEFSQAGILNAIIARNNVNFNTPDVFVDFNRAMRFNIGNNSVVDLTDNVTLDADDGSQGFVFETVGSGSTFFIARNDLTFTNNFFGFFEEGIVFETVTGTVNFIGGADITTNNLVNFTGTTGTGTAFQFLSGTSTGSLRVNGVQIFP; translated from the coding sequence ATGTCTCATTTTGCGCGCCGATTGTTCGCCCATGCGATCCAGCATCGTACTCGCTGGCTTTCGGCTGGATTATGCCTGACGGCTGCTTCCTCACTGCCTGTGGAATACGAAAACACTGTGCAGGCGCAGGACTGGCTGGCCGATTCGACCATCAATGTCGGATCGTCACTGTATGAAGGTGGCACTTCAACGCAGCAAGGCCAGGCCTTAGGAACTGCCTTCCGCGTCGGGCACTTCACAGGTCCGTGGATTGGACGCGAAGATTCCATCACTCCTGTCGAATTAATGCCCTACGGCTTTATCGAAAACTTCATGCTCTTCGGTGATCTTCGCGGCTTCCGCTCGAATTCGGATCGCTATGGAGCCAACGTCGGTGGTGGTGCCCGCTACTACCTGGAAAACTACGACCGAATTATCGGTGCGAACGCTTATTTTGATTACGACGAAACCAGTGGTGCTCCCTTCCGTGATGTCGGCTTCGGTATTGAAACGTTAGGCCGCTACTGGGATGCACGAGTCAACGCCTACTTCCCCGTAGGCCCTACAGAGCAGCTCCTCAGCCAAAGCGTCGTCACTGGCAGTCAGCGATTCCAGGATACTCGGATTCTCTTTGACCGCGAGCGAATTGTCGGTCTCGCCCCCAAAGGTTTCGATGCCGAATTCGGCATGCCGTTATTCTTCAACAGCTTCTTCGAGCGGCACGATCTCCGCGCTTTTGGCGGTTTCTACCATTATCAGTCAGAAAATCTGCCCACTCTCTGGGGTTGGAAGGGACGACTCGCTGCCGATGTCATCCCCAGCATTAACGTCGGCCTTGAAGTTGCTCATGACCAGGTCTTCAAGACAAACGTCGCGTTCAATGTCCAATGGACATTTGGTGGCTTCCGCCAGGGCGAAAGCGAACGGATCACTCAGATCAATCGCATGACCACACCTGTCCGCCGCAGCTACAACGTGGTGGTGGCCCAGAATCGCGTGGTCGATGAAGATGTTGTCGCGATCAACCCGGCCACTGGCAACCCCTACAACGTACAACACGTGGCCAGCTTCGCCACAGGCCTTGAAGACGGTACCGTCGAGAATCCCTGGAATACCATCCAGGAAGCTCAAGGAATTGTGGGTGAAGATATCGTCTTCGTTCATGCCGACAGCGTGTTTGATAATCCCGGCACCATCAATCTCGAATCCGGTGTTCGAGTTCTCGGCGAAGGAAATGGTGTTAACCACCTCGTGAATGTTCAGGGGCTGGGGAACATCCTTTTGCCACGGGCCACCGCCGGTGTGAATCGCCCACTGATCCAGAACACCGTTGGTAATGGTGTCGTACTGGCTGCGAATTCAGAATTCAGCGGCTTTGTCGTCGATAACCCAAGTGCCTTTGGCATCTTTGGGACAGGCGATCTCGGCCTGTCATTCATTCGCAACACCTCGGTTTCCAGCAGTGGTTCAGCCGGAATTTCTCTCAACAATACTCAAGGTGCATTGAGTATTCAGAACTCGACCATCTCCGATCCTGATGGCAATGCCAACGCTCTGGAAATCATTGGTGGAAACTCGACCGTTACCTTTACCGGGAACTCCAGCTCAACCGCCTCCGATATCACCAGTACCGGTGGTGCCGCACTGCTCGTTCAAGGCATGACGGGTGGATCTGTCAACCTGACTGGCTCGCAGATCTCGAATGATGCGGGCCTGGGGATCCAGATTCAGAACAACGCCAGCATTGTGACCGTCGATACTGCCACAATTTCCAATGCCACCGGCAATGCAGTACTCGTCAACAATACCTCCCGGAATGTGACCTTCCGTGGCCCGCTCACTATTTCGAATGCGGGCGACGACTCCATTCTTATTCAGAATACAGCGGCAGGCTCAACAGTTTCATTCTCTGATCTGTCAAATACGACCGGCGTCACGATCAGTGGTCGCGGCGGACAGGGGGTGAACATCAACAATAATGCGGGCAACGTCAACTTCTTCAGCCCGCTGAGCATTGCCGGTCTGGGTGGAGTGGGTGATGCCGCCATCGACTTCCAGAATAACTCCGGCAGTGCCTTGTTCCAGAACATTACGATTCAAGACAGTGCGGGCGATGGTATCCGGATTGGTGAAACCGCACTGGGAAGTAATAACACAGGAACCTTTACTGTCACTGGGATCACCAGTATCACCGGGAACATCGCACAAAACGGTATTGCCATTACCGATGACAGTGCTGTTGTCACTTTCGGGAATGCCGCCACAACCACCGGGATCAACGGTCGCGGGTTGGCAGGCATCAGCGTCATTGACAACAACGCCAATGTTAACTTTCTGGGAACCACCAGCATTGGTAACCCTGGCGGAAGCACCAGCCCAGCCATTGATCTGCAGGATAACGACAACGCGAATATTGTTTTTGGTAACGTGATTGTTACTGATGCGACCGGGCCGGCTGGCCAGGGTGCCGGTGCCAACATCATCGGCAATGCTTCGAATATCTCCTTTAACTCACTCAGCGTCACAACCATCGACGGTATCGGCCTCTTCGTTCGCGATTCACAAAGCCTCACGATTGCCGATGGCTTTATCGACTCCACATTCGCTACGACAGGTCGCTCGGCCATCGATATTGAAGACTCGGGCTACGTCATCACGCTCGATGGAGCTTCGGCCGACACACCCACCGGGGCTGGTATCCGGCTGGTCGACAACACGGGGATCAACGGGACTGGCAATGCTCAGTTCGTGATCACCGGCACCGATGTCGCCCGCGACGGGGGTACCATCCAGAATGGTAACGCAGATGGTGTCTTCGCGGTGAACTCCGGTGGAGTCAGCCTCACCGGGATGACCATCAACGACAATCTCGGCCGTGGTGTGTTCGCCAGCAATCTGCGACAGCTCAATGTCTTTGGCAGCACCACAGCAGGTGACATTTTTGCCAACGGCTTCTCAGGCGTCGAAACTCTCAATGTGGATGTTGTCCAGATTGCCGACATGACCTTCACCAACAACGGCGCTGTCAATACGGACAATCCGGAAATCCTGCTCCGGGCGAATGCACTCTCGCAAACGACTCCCACCGGACAGACCAGCACTGGTTACCAATGGCTGATTCAACGCAACGTGATCACCGAGAACGGTGTTGACGCGGTCCGCCTTCAGTCGGAAAACACCAACGTCGGCACTCTGTTCCTGACAGTGGGTGGCCCGAACAATAGCGATCTGGTGAACTTCCTGCCTGGAGCAGCCACGAGCGATGGCAATACGATCGTACTCAATTCCATCACCCCGGGTGCAGCTGGTGTCAACGTTCAGTGGAACAATGCTCTCTCGGCTGCTGCTCAGTGGAACCTGATCACGATCACAGGTGCCAACAACGGTGCCGAGCGGATCGGGATGCGGTTTGCCACCACCAATACCCTTCAGCCACATGTAATCAACGTTCTCGACAACACCATCAATTCGACACGCGAGAACTCGACTGGCTTTGAATTCTCTCAAGCCGGAATTCTCAACGCGATTATTGCCCGTAATAACGTGAACTTTAATACGCCGGATGTCTTCGTCGACTTCAACCGGGCGATGCGATTCAACATCGGCAACAACTCGGTCGTCGATCTCACAGACAACGTGACCCTCGATGCCGATGATGGATCACAAGGCTTCGTGTTTGAAACCGTGGGCAGTGGCAGCACCTTCTTCATTGCCCGCAACGATCTGACCTTTACCAATAACTTCTTCGGATTCTTTGAAGAAGGGATCGTCTTTGAAACAGTCACCGGAACTGTCAACTTCATCGGCGGTGCCGATATCACAACCAATAACCTGGTCAACTTCACCGGAACCACAGGTACAGGCACTGCCTTCCAGTTCCTCTCGGGAACATCGACTGGCTCACTCCGTGTCAACGGAGTTCAAATCTTCCCATAA
- a CDS encoding HesB/IscA family protein — MPVTLTESAAKEIQRIISEQQMSESTLVRVGIAGGGCSGFKYNFGFEEAADPVNDHLIEYHGVKVAIDKKSALYLDGTTIDFYSGLDRRGFVFENPNAVKSCGCGSSFSA, encoded by the coding sequence ATGCCAGTCACATTGACCGAAAGTGCCGCTAAGGAAATCCAGCGGATCATCAGTGAGCAGCAGATGAGTGAGAGCACGCTGGTTCGAGTCGGTATCGCCGGCGGCGGCTGCAGTGGCTTCAAGTATAACTTTGGTTTCGAAGAAGCCGCTGATCCAGTCAACGACCATCTGATCGAATATCATGGTGTGAAGGTTGCTATCGATAAGAAGAGTGCGTTGTATCTGGATGGTACCACCATCGACTTCTACAGTGGATTGGATCGTCGCGGATTCGTGTTTGAAAACCCGAATGCTGTGAAGAGCTGCGGATGTGGCAGCAGCTTCTCCGCTTAG
- a CDS encoding DUF6807 domain-containing protein → MTFQQMTGKRALPTAGQFLWCIAVICSLTLGSTTTFGADGGVVAQQEGDQIAITIDGQPFTTLHLGKDLKKPYFWPLLAADGAILTRPIEPGEKEHPHHKGLWISIDEVNHSKHWMEREPIVNRGATIEKAAGEKVVIRLENEWLNGEGQAQLRETTRWTITRNRLIAAEILLEPLVDDVVMGDTKEGFFAVRIAQTMRELQGGKILTANGKTKTKEAWGKPAPWIDYSGKVNEKTYGVTILDDSANFRPGRYHVRDYGLFTVSPFGEGSYQNDMTLARPVVLAARGASQTVKLRYGLWVHTGIPSAEEIQKVYEGFVTEGRPENLKKAG, encoded by the coding sequence ATGACGTTCCAACAGATGACTGGAAAGAGGGCTTTACCAACGGCTGGTCAGTTTCTCTGGTGCATCGCAGTGATCTGCAGTCTGACGCTGGGCTCGACCACGACTTTTGGTGCTGACGGTGGAGTCGTTGCTCAGCAGGAGGGAGATCAGATTGCGATTACCATTGATGGGCAACCCTTTACCACTTTGCATTTGGGAAAGGATTTGAAAAAGCCCTATTTCTGGCCACTCCTGGCTGCCGATGGGGCCATACTCACCCGGCCCATTGAACCGGGCGAAAAAGAGCATCCGCATCATAAAGGATTGTGGATCAGCATCGATGAAGTGAATCACAGTAAGCACTGGATGGAGAGAGAGCCCATCGTGAATCGCGGGGCGACGATCGAGAAGGCGGCTGGCGAAAAGGTGGTGATTCGACTCGAAAATGAGTGGCTTAATGGAGAAGGGCAGGCCCAGCTGCGAGAGACCACACGGTGGACGATCACCAGGAACCGCCTGATTGCAGCAGAGATCCTGCTGGAACCATTGGTTGATGATGTGGTTATGGGAGATACCAAAGAAGGATTTTTCGCTGTTCGAATTGCTCAGACAATGCGGGAACTGCAGGGAGGAAAAATCCTGACTGCCAACGGGAAGACCAAAACCAAGGAGGCCTGGGGCAAGCCAGCGCCGTGGATTGATTACTCCGGAAAGGTGAACGAAAAAACTTACGGCGTGACAATTCTCGATGACTCGGCCAACTTTCGCCCCGGCAGATACCACGTTCGGGACTATGGTCTGTTCACCGTAAGTCCTTTTGGAGAAGGGTCTTATCAGAATGATATGACGCTGGCAAGACCCGTGGTACTGGCGGCAAGGGGAGCATCTCAAACCGTCAAGCTGCGGTACGGCTTATGGGTTCATACGGGGATTCCGTCGGCTGAAGAGATTCAGAAAGTCTACGAAGGATTTGTGACAGAAGGTCGCCCAGAGAATCTGAAAAAGGCTGGTTGA